One stretch of Rathayibacter festucae DSM 15932 DNA includes these proteins:
- a CDS encoding alpha/beta fold hydrolase gives MAEITAHHGLFKDTDLHVDDTGGSGRPVVLIHGWPLSGESWSEQVPAFAAAGFRVITYDRRGFGRSDKPLTGYTYDTLTEDLHTLLTELDLQDVTLVGFSMGGGEVARYFSKYGTERLHSVVFASAVPPYLMKTDDNPDGPLEKSAAAEMTAGLTKDEDSFYEQFTTEFFSVNGELKVTEAQRQDALALAKQSSKHAALACMAAFAGTDFREDLPKVTVPTLVIHGDGDGTVPFEGSGARTHAAIPGSELHVVAGAPHGVNVSHAEEWNRVVLEFLKK, from the coding sequence ATGGCAGAGATCACCGCCCACCACGGCCTCTTCAAGGACACGGACCTCCACGTCGACGACACCGGCGGCTCGGGTCGCCCCGTCGTCCTGATCCACGGCTGGCCCCTGTCGGGCGAGTCCTGGAGCGAGCAGGTCCCCGCGTTCGCGGCGGCCGGCTTCCGCGTCATCACCTACGACCGCCGCGGCTTCGGCCGCAGCGACAAGCCGCTCACCGGCTACACCTACGACACCCTCACCGAGGACCTGCACACGCTGCTCACCGAGCTCGACCTGCAGGACGTCACCCTCGTCGGCTTCTCGATGGGCGGCGGCGAGGTCGCCCGCTACTTCTCGAAGTACGGCACCGAGCGCCTGCACAGCGTCGTCTTCGCGTCGGCCGTGCCGCCGTACCTGATGAAGACCGACGACAACCCGGACGGCCCGCTCGAGAAGTCGGCCGCCGCCGAGATGACCGCCGGCCTGACCAAGGACGAGGACTCGTTCTACGAGCAGTTCACGACCGAGTTCTTCTCGGTGAACGGCGAGCTCAAGGTCACCGAGGCGCAGCGCCAGGACGCCCTCGCGCTCGCGAAGCAGTCGTCCAAGCACGCCGCGCTGGCCTGCATGGCCGCGTTCGCCGGCACCGACTTCCGCGAGGACCTGCCGAAGGTCACCGTCCCAACGCTCGTCATCCACGGCGACGGCGACGGCACCGTCCCCTTCGAGGGCTCCGGTGCGCGCACGCACGCCGCCATCCCCGGCTCCGAGCTCCACGTCGTCGCCGGCGCCCCGCACGGCGTCAACGTCAGCCACGCCGAGGAGTGGAACCGCGTCGTCCTCGAGTTCCTGAAGAAGTAG
- a CDS encoding Pr6Pr family membrane protein: protein MRKAFAILRLALAGLGAVGLVGDFLYTLGFRLFQIDNFFAYFTTQSNMAGVVVLGLSGIVALAREREPRWLSTLRALVLTYMVVSGIVFGLIAVEANNRGVRVDVPWSSALLHFVIPTLALLDWLLAPGRRPVAWRGTLTVLGFPIVWGVITLVRGALIGWYPYFFLDPAQVDGPVMFVVYDVIVLGLISGIAAFMLALSRVRPLGAARATEWRGPLARLRERLSRQRRRTA, encoded by the coding sequence GTGCGGAAGGCGTTCGCGATCCTCCGTCTCGCGCTCGCGGGGCTGGGGGCCGTCGGGCTCGTCGGCGACTTCCTCTACACCCTCGGCTTCCGGCTGTTCCAGATCGACAACTTCTTCGCGTACTTCACCACGCAGTCGAACATGGCCGGCGTCGTCGTCCTCGGCCTCTCCGGGATCGTCGCCCTCGCCCGCGAGCGCGAGCCGCGCTGGCTCAGCACCCTCCGCGCGCTGGTCCTGACCTACATGGTCGTCTCCGGCATCGTCTTCGGGCTGATCGCGGTGGAGGCGAACAACCGCGGCGTCCGCGTCGACGTGCCGTGGTCGAGCGCGCTGCTGCACTTCGTCATCCCGACGCTCGCGCTGCTCGACTGGCTCCTCGCCCCCGGCCGCCGCCCCGTCGCCTGGCGCGGCACCCTCACCGTGCTCGGCTTCCCGATCGTCTGGGGCGTGATCACGCTGGTGCGCGGCGCGCTGATCGGCTGGTACCCCTACTTCTTCCTCGATCCCGCGCAGGTCGACGGCCCGGTGATGTTCGTCGTCTACGACGTGATCGTGCTCGGCCTGATCTCCGGCATCGCGGCCTTCATGCTCGCGCTCAGCCGGGTCCGGCCGCTCGGTGCGGCGCGCGCGACGGAGTGGCGGGGCCCGCTCGCCCGGCTGCGGGAGCGGCTCAGCCGGCAGCGACGGCGAACGGCGTGA
- a CDS encoding NAD(P)/FAD-dependent oxidoreductase — MTIGRRLFLSGAASGAGLLVLAGCTPPRPTPTRSVTEAPVPTPSTTAVPTPAAFVRSGWAEDPYALGAVSYLAVGATPEHRDDLAGNVLDRLFFAGEATDSQEPGTLQGAWNSGVRAAGEIAAIAEEGERIAIIGAGLAGAVAARRLLDAGYDVALVEARDRVGGRIATSTPDGWPIAVDSGAWALVGAGPALRESVLDAGITTSAVDLATVLSSTEDGDRPDVGDTAAKALTRALEWAAEQPTDLPLADAFAESGAPDPATVEPGSGDGDAARLAAFLAGGPVLRTGAAPAELSAWYGLGDASAASTAEDVADSSDEAAAVLTDGLAPLVETLLTDVEISLRAAVSGIGYSDTGASIRLATGESFTADRVLVTVPIGVLQSDAIAFDPPLPFAHRTAIAAIGSGVVETLWLRFDEPFWDTDPALPARWSLVGSAAGITEWLNLEPTTGEAVLVGLVGADQALSLQSLSDDELLVVAQSALTPFAVAAG; from the coding sequence ATGACGATCGGACGCCGCCTCTTCCTGTCGGGAGCCGCCTCGGGCGCCGGTCTCCTGGTCCTCGCGGGCTGCACTCCGCCGCGGCCGACCCCCACGCGCTCCGTCACCGAGGCCCCGGTGCCCACGCCCAGCACCACCGCCGTGCCGACGCCGGCCGCGTTCGTCCGCTCCGGCTGGGCCGAGGACCCGTACGCGCTCGGCGCCGTCTCCTACCTCGCGGTCGGGGCGACCCCCGAGCACCGGGACGACCTGGCCGGGAACGTGCTCGACCGCCTGTTCTTCGCCGGCGAGGCCACCGACTCCCAGGAGCCGGGCACCCTGCAGGGCGCCTGGAACTCCGGAGTCCGCGCGGCCGGCGAGATCGCCGCGATCGCCGAGGAGGGCGAGCGGATCGCGATCATCGGCGCCGGTCTCGCAGGGGCCGTCGCCGCCCGCCGCCTGCTCGACGCCGGCTACGACGTCGCGCTCGTCGAGGCGCGCGACCGCGTCGGCGGCCGCATCGCCACCAGCACCCCCGACGGCTGGCCGATCGCCGTCGACAGCGGCGCCTGGGCACTCGTCGGCGCCGGCCCCGCCCTGCGGGAGAGCGTCCTCGACGCCGGGATCACCACCTCCGCCGTCGACCTCGCGACGGTCCTCTCCAGCACCGAGGACGGCGACCGGCCCGACGTCGGCGACACCGCCGCGAAGGCGCTCACCCGCGCGCTCGAGTGGGCGGCGGAGCAGCCCACCGACCTCCCGCTCGCCGACGCCTTCGCCGAATCCGGCGCTCCCGACCCGGCGACCGTCGAGCCCGGCAGCGGGGACGGCGACGCCGCTCGCCTCGCCGCGTTCCTCGCGGGCGGCCCGGTGCTGCGCACGGGCGCCGCACCCGCCGAGCTCTCCGCCTGGTACGGGCTGGGCGACGCCTCGGCCGCCAGCACCGCGGAGGACGTCGCCGACTCCTCCGACGAGGCCGCCGCGGTCCTCACCGACGGCCTGGCGCCCCTCGTCGAGACGCTGCTGACCGACGTCGAGATCTCGCTGCGCGCGGCCGTCAGCGGCATCGGCTACAGCGACACCGGCGCGAGCATCCGGCTCGCGACGGGGGAGTCGTTCACCGCCGACCGCGTCCTCGTCACGGTGCCGATCGGGGTGCTGCAGAGCGACGCGATCGCGTTCGATCCGCCGCTGCCGTTCGCGCACCGCACCGCGATCGCGGCGATCGGCTCCGGGGTCGTCGAGACGCTCTGGCTCCGCTTCGACGAGCCGTTCTGGGACACCGATCCGGCCCTGCCCGCGCGCTGGTCGCTGGTCGGCTCGGCGGCCGGGATCACGGAGTGGCTGAACCTCGAGCCGACCACCGGCGAGGCGGTGCTCGTCGGGCTCGTCGGCGCCGATCAGGCCCTGTCGCTGCAGTCGCTCAGCGACGACGAGCTGCTCGTGGTCGCGCAGTCGGCGCTCACGCCGTTCGCCGTCGCTGCCGGCTGA
- a CDS encoding carbohydrate ABC transporter permease, with amino-acid sequence MSTLVDSAPRTEAEPPPQAPLPHRRVQLGARGRASLIGGYLLLIGLALVYIYPFLISVASSFKTDADATSNPLSLLPATWSFASYERLFTDVPLPLWTLNSVIVTVFVTVGRVFFDSLAGYALSRLRFRGRGLLFALFIGVMSVPAVVLLIPRFLILKQLGLYDSYAGMIVPLIVDAAGIFIMKQFFDSIPLSIEEAARIDGAGVFRTFRSIVVPMARPAIVTLFILSFQGSWNEFSHFVVSRQSPELNTLTTGVASLVSGQLGTGNQYPLQLAAAVLMSIPVAVLFFVFQRRIMNTTEGAEKG; translated from the coding sequence ATGAGCACCCTGGTCGACTCCGCGCCGCGCACCGAGGCCGAGCCGCCGCCCCAGGCGCCGCTGCCGCACCGCCGCGTGCAGCTCGGTGCCCGCGGCCGCGCCTCGCTGATCGGCGGCTACCTGCTGCTGATCGGCCTCGCGCTGGTCTACATCTACCCGTTCCTGATCTCGGTGGCGTCGTCGTTCAAGACCGACGCCGACGCGACCTCGAACCCGCTGTCGCTGCTGCCGGCGACCTGGTCGTTCGCCTCCTACGAGCGGCTGTTCACCGACGTGCCGCTGCCGCTCTGGACGCTGAACTCGGTGATCGTGACCGTCTTCGTCACGGTCGGGCGGGTGTTCTTCGACTCGCTCGCGGGCTACGCGCTCTCGCGGCTGCGCTTCCGCGGTCGGGGGCTGCTCTTCGCGCTGTTCATCGGCGTGATGAGCGTGCCGGCGGTGGTGCTGCTGATCCCGCGGTTCCTCATCCTCAAGCAGCTCGGGCTCTACGACAGCTACGCAGGAATGATCGTGCCGCTGATCGTCGATGCGGCGGGCATCTTCATCATGAAGCAGTTCTTCGATTCGATCCCCCTGTCGATCGAGGAGGCCGCGCGGATCGACGGGGCCGGCGTCTTCCGGACCTTCCGCTCGATCGTGGTGCCGATGGCACGGCCGGCGATCGTGACGCTGTTCATCCTGTCGTTCCAGGGCTCGTGGAACGAGTTCTCGCACTTCGTCGTCTCGCGGCAGTCGCCGGAGCTGAACACGCTGACGACCGGAGTCGCCTCGCTGGTCTCGGGGCAGCTGGGCACCGGCAACCAGTACCCGCTGCAGCTCGCGGCGGCCGTGCTGATGTCGATCCCGGTCGCGGTGCTCTTCTTCGTCTTCCAGCGGCGGATCATGAACACCACGGAGGGCGCGGAGAAGGGCTGA
- a CDS encoding oligoribonuclease: MSNDIRELSEGESYLAFFQGGPFDGQTETRVSTEGGYEKSVDVYAAVDGQETHLVYTSVSAKEVGESVHVTYALDAPDSDPVEDPEDRGGGFQ, encoded by the coding sequence ATGAGCAACGACATCCGCGAACTCTCCGAGGGCGAGAGCTACCTCGCCTTCTTCCAGGGCGGGCCGTTCGACGGCCAGACCGAGACCCGTGTCAGCACCGAGGGGGGCTACGAGAAGTCGGTCGACGTCTACGCCGCCGTCGACGGCCAGGAGACGCACCTCGTCTACACGTCCGTCTCGGCGAAGGAGGTCGGCGAGTCGGTTCACGTGACCTACGCGCTCGACGCCCCCGACTCCGACCCCGTCGAGGACCCGGAGGACCGCGGCGGCGGATTCCAGTAG
- a CDS encoding APC family permease, whose product MGEPLSSDKLEGQLLQKRLALPIFASDPLSSVAYAPQELLMILLLGGLSFLTFAPWVAGCVVVLLVVVVLSYRQLIKAYPSGGGDYEVARTNLGETAGLTVAAALLVDYVLTVAVSVASGVDNIISAIPALAPLRVELAILFVILLAAVNLRGVSESSKAFAVPTYLFVASVFVMVVVGLGRAAFGDAPIAESAGYTVQGEQLTQAAIVLLLLRSFASGCAALTGVEAISNGVPAFRVPKVKNAQRTLVAMGTIAIVLFVGLTALALLANVHYAENACHLVGFTDCATTPQRSVIAQVAAATFGNNTILFFVIQAATAAVLLLAANTAFNGFPLLGSVLARDGYAPKSLNTRGDRLIYSNGVIILALVAAIILLVYQASLTSLVQLYIIGVFVSFTLGQSGMVKHWIRMIKNGEGSRTVKTSLAINLFGATLTFAVLVVVTITKFTHGAWLVYLVMPILGVLMAGVYRYYRDVEKEIEVDPTTTFGANGDHAVVLVGRMNKPTLKALDYAIAARHESLEAVHSSIDDAQTAQLKADWARMDIEVPLRCIASPYRDISYPLIKYIKAHRLEHGSEIITVYMPQYIVGHWWEGFLHNHKSRRIRQKLLLVHGVTVALVPWLLDSSELIYGRRSRPIPGQSRRGEPVRPVTRRPIPPASVLPKGAAGEGAPRSGSRTAAATRPKKPAGKGGGKRR is encoded by the coding sequence ATCGGCGAACCGCTCTCCAGCGACAAGCTCGAGGGCCAGCTCTTGCAGAAGCGGCTCGCCCTCCCGATCTTCGCGAGCGACCCGCTCTCCTCCGTGGCCTACGCGCCGCAGGAGCTGCTGATGATCCTGCTGCTCGGCGGCCTCTCCTTCCTCACCTTCGCGCCCTGGGTCGCCGGCTGCGTCGTGGTGCTGCTGGTCGTCGTCGTCCTCAGCTACCGCCAGCTGATCAAGGCCTACCCCTCGGGCGGCGGCGACTACGAGGTCGCCCGCACCAACCTCGGCGAGACGGCCGGGCTGACGGTCGCCGCGGCCCTCCTGGTCGACTACGTGCTCACCGTCGCGGTCTCGGTCGCCTCCGGCGTCGACAACATCATCTCCGCGATCCCGGCGCTGGCCCCGCTCCGGGTCGAGCTCGCGATCCTCTTCGTGATCCTCCTGGCCGCCGTGAACCTCCGCGGCGTCTCGGAGTCGAGCAAGGCCTTCGCCGTCCCCACCTACCTCTTCGTCGCGAGCGTCTTCGTGATGGTCGTCGTCGGCCTCGGCCGCGCGGCCTTCGGCGACGCCCCGATCGCGGAGTCGGCCGGCTACACGGTGCAGGGCGAGCAGCTCACCCAGGCCGCGATCGTCCTGCTGCTGCTGCGCTCCTTCGCCAGCGGCTGCGCCGCGCTCACCGGCGTCGAGGCGATCTCGAACGGCGTGCCCGCCTTCCGCGTCCCCAAGGTCAAGAACGCGCAGCGCACCCTCGTCGCGATGGGCACGATCGCGATCGTCCTCTTCGTCGGGCTGACCGCTCTCGCCCTGCTCGCGAACGTGCACTACGCCGAGAACGCGTGCCACCTCGTCGGCTTCACCGACTGCGCGACGACGCCGCAGCGCTCCGTGATCGCGCAGGTCGCCGCCGCCACCTTCGGCAACAACACGATCCTCTTCTTCGTGATCCAGGCCGCGACCGCCGCCGTCCTGCTGCTCGCGGCCAACACGGCGTTCAACGGCTTCCCGCTTCTGGGCTCGGTCCTCGCCCGCGACGGCTACGCGCCCAAGTCGCTGAACACCCGCGGCGACCGCCTCATCTACTCCAACGGCGTCATCATCCTGGCGCTCGTCGCGGCGATCATCCTGCTCGTCTACCAGGCCTCGCTGACCAGCCTCGTGCAGCTCTACATCATCGGCGTCTTCGTCTCCTTCACCCTCGGGCAGTCCGGCATGGTGAAGCACTGGATCCGGATGATCAAGAACGGCGAGGGCTCGCGCACCGTCAAGACGAGCCTCGCGATCAACCTCTTCGGCGCCACGCTCACCTTCGCCGTGCTCGTGGTCGTCACGATCACGAAGTTCACCCACGGCGCCTGGCTCGTCTACCTGGTGATGCCGATCCTCGGCGTGCTGATGGCGGGCGTCTACCGCTACTACCGCGACGTGGAGAAGGAGATCGAGGTCGACCCGACCACGACCTTCGGCGCCAACGGCGACCACGCCGTCGTCCTCGTCGGCCGGATGAACAAGCCGACGCTCAAGGCGCTCGACTACGCCATCGCCGCGCGGCACGAGTCGCTGGAGGCGGTGCACTCGTCGATCGACGACGCGCAGACCGCGCAGCTCAAGGCCGACTGGGCGCGGATGGACATCGAGGTCCCGCTGCGCTGCATCGCCTCGCCGTACCGCGACATCTCGTACCCGCTGATCAAGTACATCAAGGCGCACCGCCTCGAGCACGGCTCCGAGATCATCACCGTCTACATGCCGCAGTACATCGTCGGGCACTGGTGGGAGGGCTTCCTCCACAACCACAAGTCGCGCCGGATCCGCCAGAAGCTGCTGCTCGTGCACGGCGTCACCGTCGCGCTCGTGCCGTGGCTGCTCGACTCCTCCGAGCTGATCTACGGCCGCCGCTCGCGCCCGATCCCCGGCCAGTCCCGCCGCGGTGAGCCCGTGCGCCCCGTCACCCGCCGACCCATCCCGCCCGCCTCCGTCCTGCCCAAGGGCGCGGCCGGCGAGGGCGCTCCGCGCAGCGGCTCGCGCACCGCCGCGGCCACCCGCCCGAAGAAGCCCGCCGGCAAGGGCGGCGGCAAGCGCCGCTAG
- a CDS encoding DUF4184 family protein translates to MPFTPSHAVVALAFTNSRIPAAAVAIGAMAPDIGLYLPLRWARDATHSMLGIVTVDLAVGAVGLVLWLVLLQPAWRDLAPWIVRVRLRPPPAPPSTARARTTAIVLAMVGIVIGAASHVLWDAFTHDGGPFVAALPFLREELGPFAGYKWAQYASGVLGLVGLGIGALVWYVARRPHHVAVDHRGPARVAAWTAVLAAAVVPAGVVLSGSGLDPFEEAYRSYVVDAAVLVVVWTTAALLAVAVLWHLALGVAPRQGADADPS, encoded by the coding sequence ATGCCGTTCACGCCGAGCCACGCCGTCGTCGCTCTGGCGTTCACGAACAGCCGCATCCCCGCCGCGGCGGTCGCGATCGGCGCGATGGCCCCGGACATCGGCCTCTACCTGCCCCTGCGCTGGGCGCGGGACGCGACGCACTCGATGCTCGGCATCGTGACGGTCGACCTCGCGGTCGGCGCCGTCGGCCTCGTGCTCTGGCTGGTGCTGCTCCAGCCCGCCTGGCGCGATCTCGCACCGTGGATCGTCCGGGTGCGCCTGCGGCCGCCGCCGGCACCGCCGAGCACCGCGCGGGCGAGGACGACGGCGATCGTCCTGGCGATGGTCGGGATCGTGATCGGCGCGGCGTCGCACGTGCTCTGGGACGCCTTCACCCACGACGGCGGTCCGTTCGTCGCGGCCCTGCCGTTCCTCCGCGAGGAGCTCGGGCCGTTCGCGGGCTACAAGTGGGCGCAGTACGCGAGCGGGGTGCTCGGGCTGGTGGGCCTCGGGATCGGCGCCCTCGTCTGGTACGTCGCCCGCCGGCCGCATCACGTCGCCGTCGACCACCGCGGCCCGGCGCGGGTCGCGGCGTGGACGGCCGTCCTCGCCGCCGCGGTCGTCCCGGCCGGCGTGGTGCTCTCGGGCTCGGGGCTCGACCCGTTCGAGGAGGCGTACCGCTCCTACGTCGTCGACGCGGCCGTCCTCGTGGTGGTCTGGACGACCGCCGCCCTGCTCGCGGTGGCCGTGCTCTGGCACCTCGCGCTCGGCGTCGCACCACGACAGGGGGCTGACGCGGATCCGTCGTGA
- a CDS encoding peroxiredoxin-like family protein: MPTEQTTATIGAQTADFTTGFNETIGDELATVFASEQADLVENGVPAGAVAAGERLPSATVVTEGGESVALSSLLGDGPAVLVFYRGAWCPYCNITLRHYDATLAPELASRGVAFVAVSPETPDASATLGGELGFTVVTDPGNALATELGIVTAPSDAAIEAHTALGFAVKDSNADDTPAIPFPTVLVLDAEGVVRFADVHVDYTTRTETEAILAAVDALS, translated from the coding sequence ATGCCCACCGAGCAGACCACCGCGACGATCGGCGCGCAGACCGCCGACTTCACCACCGGCTTCAACGAGACGATCGGCGACGAGCTCGCAACGGTCTTCGCGAGCGAGCAGGCCGACCTCGTCGAGAACGGCGTCCCCGCCGGAGCCGTCGCGGCCGGGGAGCGGCTGCCGAGCGCGACCGTGGTCACCGAGGGCGGCGAGAGCGTCGCGCTCTCCTCCCTCCTCGGCGACGGCCCGGCCGTGCTCGTCTTCTACCGCGGCGCCTGGTGCCCCTACTGCAACATCACGCTGCGCCACTACGACGCGACCCTCGCCCCCGAGCTGGCGAGCCGCGGCGTCGCCTTCGTCGCCGTGAGCCCGGAGACGCCCGACGCCTCCGCCACGCTGGGCGGCGAGCTCGGCTTCACCGTCGTCACCGACCCGGGCAACGCGCTCGCCACCGAGCTCGGCATCGTCACCGCCCCCAGCGACGCGGCGATCGAGGCGCACACGGCGCTCGGCTTCGCGGTGAAGGACTCGAACGCCGACGACACCCCGGCGATCCCGTTCCCGACCGTCCTGGTGCTCGACGCCGAGGGCGTCGTCCGCTTCGCCGATGTGCACGTCGACTACACGACGCGCACCGAGACCGAGGCGATCCTCGCCGCGGTCGACGCGCTCTCGTAA
- a CDS encoding MarR family winged helix-turn-helix transcriptional regulator — protein sequence METDPVDTDPLALQNQVCFSLAVAARTVIGLYRPVLEPLGLTHPQYLVMLALWERAPRSLADLGAALHLEPATLSPLVKRLESAGCVTRARSTEDERRLDVALTPSGAALRERALQVPPQIVERLDLPLDELTAVRDALTRLIGAATRP from the coding sequence GTGGAGACCGATCCCGTGGACACCGATCCGCTCGCCCTGCAGAACCAGGTCTGCTTCTCGCTCGCCGTGGCCGCCCGCACCGTCATCGGCCTCTACCGGCCCGTGCTGGAGCCGCTCGGGCTCACCCACCCGCAGTACCTGGTGATGCTCGCGCTCTGGGAGCGCGCCCCGCGCTCGCTCGCCGACCTCGGCGCCGCCCTGCACCTCGAGCCGGCCACCCTCAGCCCGCTGGTGAAGCGCCTCGAGTCGGCCGGCTGCGTCACGCGCGCCCGCAGCACCGAGGACGAGCGCCGCCTCGACGTCGCGCTCACCCCGTCCGGAGCCGCCCTCCGCGAGCGCGCGCTCCAGGTCCCCCCGCAGATCGTCGAGCGCCTCGATCTCCCCCTCGACGAGCTCACCGCCGTCCGCGACGCCCTCACCCGCCTGATCGGCGCAGCCACCCGCCCCTGA
- a CDS encoding Ig-like domain-containing protein, producing MSTSRTAAPPARSRLWRAAGLATALAVTAGIALAGSAPAQAATTGQYLVSVDSSSISEQVVRALGVADDVQFEGGVAGFTAPLTERQKAVLEADSRVLGITPADQVVDGQAQTVPSHVLTAEADKAPVRAGDGVTNYSGPAVAVIDSGVSSHPDYNLKEQINCFGSGTAADANGHGTGVSGYMAALDNGSGSVGVAPGAPIYSVRALDANNRGNTGTLMCALDWVSANAAKYNIKVVNMSLATYGTDDGNCGRSNGDVIHQAICDLEAKGIVSVGSAGNTSEDLAGWIPAAYDEVLAVTNMANYDGKPGGLGTAPCGVQTKDDAVSTNSNFAVTAADQKHTIAAPGMCPYTTKKGGSYAYIQSGTSMAAAGTSGVVLDCMSSGGSCAGKSPAQVRAQVIAQAKAATERGRTFQGDPTRPVAGRYFGYAVSTIPVGTVPTPDPTPTATPTPTATPTATPTATPTATPTSTPKPTATPTSTPKPTATPTPTATPTTPPAADTQKPTVSITSPATNTTVVGSIRLVASASDNVGVTAVAFYASGTKLGNGVKQSDGTWALTASSSAYPNGAYQVTAKAQDKAGNVTTSSAITLRVAN from the coding sequence GTGTCCACTTCCCGCACCGCCGCGCCGCCGGCCCGCTCGCGCCTCTGGCGCGCAGCCGGCCTGGCCACCGCGCTCGCCGTGACCGCCGGCATCGCCCTCGCCGGCTCCGCCCCCGCCCAGGCCGCCACGACCGGCCAGTACCTCGTGTCGGTCGACTCGAGCTCGATCTCGGAGCAGGTCGTCCGCGCGCTCGGCGTCGCCGACGACGTGCAGTTCGAGGGCGGCGTCGCGGGCTTCACCGCCCCGCTCACCGAGCGCCAGAAGGCGGTCCTCGAGGCCGACTCGCGCGTCCTCGGCATCACCCCCGCCGACCAGGTCGTCGACGGCCAGGCGCAGACCGTCCCCTCGCACGTGCTCACCGCGGAGGCCGACAAGGCCCCGGTGCGCGCGGGCGACGGAGTGACGAACTACAGCGGTCCGGCCGTCGCGGTCATCGACTCCGGCGTCAGCTCGCACCCCGACTACAACCTGAAGGAGCAGATCAACTGCTTCGGCTCGGGCACCGCCGCCGACGCCAACGGCCACGGCACCGGCGTCTCCGGCTACATGGCCGCGCTGGACAACGGCTCCGGCTCGGTCGGCGTCGCGCCCGGCGCTCCGATCTACTCGGTCCGCGCGCTCGACGCGAACAACCGCGGCAACACCGGCACCCTGATGTGCGCCCTCGACTGGGTGTCCGCGAACGCGGCGAAGTACAACATCAAGGTCGTCAACATGTCGCTCGCCACCTACGGCACCGACGACGGCAACTGCGGCCGCTCGAACGGCGACGTGATCCACCAGGCGATCTGCGACCTCGAGGCCAAGGGCATCGTCTCCGTCGGCTCCGCGGGCAACACCTCCGAGGACCTCGCGGGCTGGATCCCGGCCGCCTACGACGAGGTGCTCGCCGTGACCAACATGGCCAACTACGACGGCAAGCCCGGCGGACTCGGCACGGCGCCCTGCGGCGTCCAGACCAAGGACGACGCGGTCTCGACCAACAGCAACTTCGCCGTCACGGCCGCCGACCAGAAGCACACCATCGCCGCCCCCGGCATGTGCCCGTACACCACCAAGAAGGGCGGGTCGTACGCCTACATCCAGTCGGGCACCAGCATGGCGGCCGCCGGCACCAGCGGCGTCGTCCTCGACTGCATGAGCTCCGGTGGATCCTGCGCGGGCAAGAGCCCGGCGCAGGTCCGCGCCCAGGTCATCGCGCAGGCGAAGGCGGCGACCGAGCGCGGCCGCACCTTCCAGGGCGACCCGACCCGCCCCGTCGCCGGCCGCTACTTCGGCTACGCGGTGAGCACGATCCCCGTCGGCACCGTTCCGACGCCGGACCCGACGCCGACCGCGACGCCGACCCCCACGGCCACGCCCACCGCGACCCCGACGGCCACCCCGACGGCGACGCCCACGTCGACCCCGAAGCCGACGGCCACGCCCACGTCGACTCCGAAGCCGACCGCCACGCCGACGCCGACCGCGACGCCGACCACCCCGCCGGCGGCCGACACGCAGAAGCCGACGGTGAGCATCACCTCGCCCGCGACCAACACCACGGTCGTCGGCTCGATCCGCCTCGTGGCCTCGGCCAGCGACAACGTCGGAGTGACGGCCGTCGCGTTCTACGCGTCCGGCACGAAGCTCGGCAACGGCGTGAAGCAGTCGGACGGGACATGGGCCCTGACCGCGAGCTCGTCGGCCTACCCGAACGGCGCCTACCAGGTGACGGCCAAGGCCCAGGACAAAGCCGGCAACGTGACGACCAGCTCGGCGATCACGCTCCGCGTCGCGAACTGA